The proteins below come from a single Lentimicrobiaceae bacterium genomic window:
- a CDS encoding DUF3127 domain-containing protein: MAFEVTGKLIEKYPTQNVSDKFKKREFVIEFRDNPNLSFSEMVKFQLTQDRCNLIDAYNIGQEIKVAFNLRGRKWEKDGNVSYFTNLEAWKVEGGADSAGAPAAGLPQSENLPPLTEDSEGDLPF; encoded by the coding sequence ATGGCTTTTGAAGTTACCGGAAAATTAATCGAAAAGTACCCTACACAGAATGTTTCTGACAAGTTTAAAAAACGTGAATTTGTAATTGAATTCAGAGATAACCCTAACCTGAGTTTTTCGGAAATGGTAAAATTTCAGCTTACTCAGGATCGCTGTAACCTTATCGATGCATACAACATTGGACAGGAAATTAAAGTGGCATTTAACCTCAGAGGCAGAAAATGGGAAAAAGATGGCAATGTCAGCTACTTTACCAATCTTGAAGCGTGGAAAGTAGAAGGCGGTGCCGATTCAGCCGGAGCACCCGCCGCCGGGCTGCCTCAATCAGAAAACCTCCCTCCTCTTACCGAGGATTCGGAAGGTGATCTCCCCTTCTAA
- the serC gene encoding 3-phosphoserine/phosphohydroxythreonine transaminase translates to MKKHNFNAGPSILPQVAIENTAKAVLDLNGIGMSILEISHRSKDFQAVIDEAVALFKEILGIPEGYQVLFLGGGASLQFCMIPFNLLAKKAAYLETGVWAKKAVKEAKFFGETAVVASSADKNYSYIPAGYSIPTDADYFHITTNNTIYGTEIRTDIDSPVPLVADMSSDILSRPVDVSKYAMIYGGAQKNLGPAGVTFVIVREDILGKADRPIPTMLDYRTHIKEGSMFNTPPCLPIFTVKETLKWIKSLGGLVELEKMNIEKAGILYDAIDNSRMFEGTAAKDSRSLMNICFVMKEQYKDKEDAFMEFAKSKGMIGIKGHRSVGGYRASTYNALPKESVEALVACMKEFEAQNA, encoded by the coding sequence ATGAAAAAGCACAATTTCAATGCAGGCCCATCCATCCTGCCTCAGGTGGCCATCGAGAACACTGCAAAAGCAGTTTTAGACCTGAATGGCATAGGCATGTCAATACTTGAAATTTCACACAGAAGCAAAGATTTCCAGGCTGTTATAGACGAAGCTGTTGCGCTTTTTAAAGAAATTCTAGGAATTCCTGAAGGCTATCAGGTACTTTTTCTTGGAGGAGGCGCCAGCTTACAGTTTTGCATGATTCCTTTCAATTTGCTTGCTAAAAAAGCAGCTTATCTGGAAACAGGCGTGTGGGCAAAAAAAGCAGTTAAAGAAGCTAAATTCTTTGGCGAAACAGCTGTTGTAGCTTCTTCAGCCGATAAAAACTATTCTTACATCCCAGCAGGTTACTCAATTCCAACTGATGCTGACTACTTCCATATTACAACCAATAACACCATTTACGGAACTGAAATCCGCACTGACATTGACAGTCCTGTTCCTTTGGTTGCCGATATGTCATCAGATATTCTTAGCAGGCCTGTTGATGTATCAAAATATGCGATGATCTATGGTGGTGCTCAAAAAAATCTGGGACCTGCCGGCGTAACTTTTGTGATTGTTCGTGAAGATATTTTAGGAAAAGCTGACCGCCCGATTCCCACCATGCTTGATTACAGAACGCATATAAAAGAGGGTTCGATGTTCAATACACCTCCATGTTTACCCATTTTCACGGTAAAGGAAACTCTGAAGTGGATCAAGAGTTTGGGTGGACTTGTTGAGCTTGAAAAAATGAACATTGAAAAAGCCGGAATTCTTTACGATGCCATTGATAACAGTAGAATGTTTGAAGGTACTGCTGCCAAAGATTCCAGATCGCTCATGAACATTTGCTTTGTTATGAAGGAACAATACAAAGACAAAGAAGATGCATTTATGGAATTTGCCAAAAGCAAAGGAATGATTGGTATTAAAGGACATCGCTCAGTTGGTGGGTACAGGGCTTCTACATATAATGCCCTGCCCAAAGAGAGTGTTGAAGCACTCGTTGCATGCATGAAAGAATTTGAAGCCCAAAACGCTTAA
- a CDS encoding nucleoside deaminase: MSELQNKFMAEAIRLAGLNIENGNGGPFGAVIVKDGQIIARGSNHVTIWNDPTAHAEVVAIREACKQLDSFQLDGCEIYCSCEPCPMCLGAIYWARPAKVYFAAGREDAAKAGFDDNFIYEEINVPIEKRSIPTHQFMRQEAIEIFKHWVKSDVKIPY, translated from the coding sequence ATGAGTGAACTGCAAAACAAATTTATGGCAGAAGCTATTCGCCTGGCCGGGCTTAATATTGAAAATGGCAATGGTGGACCATTTGGTGCCGTTATTGTTAAGGATGGCCAGATAATAGCCCGCGGCAGCAATCATGTTACAATTTGGAATGACCCTACAGCGCATGCTGAGGTAGTTGCAATACGAGAAGCTTGTAAACAACTTGACAGCTTTCAGCTTGATGGCTGTGAAATCTATTGTTCATGTGAACCATGCCCTATGTGTTTGGGCGCAATATACTGGGCCAGGCCAGCAAAAGTATATTTTGCTGCTGGTCGTGAAGATGCAGCAAAAGCCGGCTTTGACGATAACTTTATCTATGAAGAAATCAATGTCCCGATTGAAAAACGCTCCATCCCAACCCATCAGTTTATGCGCCAGGAAGCAATTGAAATATTTAAACATTGGGTAAAATCCGATGTTAAAATCCCCTATTAA
- a CDS encoding leucyl/phenylalanyl-tRNA--protein transferase, which yields MLINKRVFYIRNQDPFPPVEESLNDGLLAIGGDLSEERLINAYSNGIFPWYDERSPIMWYSPLERCLFKPDSFKVSHSLRQKLRNRQFTFTFDHSFKEVIKLCASTNRNGDSGTWITPEMMAAYTSLHQSGYAHSLEVWHNGQLAGGLYGVSLGKAFFGESMFHSVTDASKAALYYLCNQLFNDGYHFIDAQMETSHLLSLGAVVVQRSAYLTMLNDALKHPTRQGVWLNNNNENDE from the coding sequence ATGCTGATAAACAAACGTGTATTCTATATCAGAAACCAGGATCCATTTCCTCCGGTTGAAGAAAGCCTGAACGACGGTTTGCTGGCAATTGGTGGAGATCTGTCTGAAGAACGGCTTATTAATGCCTATAGCAATGGAATATTTCCCTGGTATGATGAAAGGTCACCCATTATGTGGTACTCGCCCCTGGAAAGATGTTTGTTTAAGCCTGATTCCTTTAAAGTTTCGCATAGTCTTAGGCAAAAATTGCGCAACAGACAATTTACATTTACGTTTGATCATAGTTTTAAAGAAGTTATCAAATTATGTGCATCCACTAACAGAAATGGAGATAGCGGAACATGGATCACTCCTGAAATGATGGCAGCTTATACATCACTTCACCAAAGCGGATACGCTCACTCACTTGAAGTGTGGCATAATGGCCAGTTAGCCGGTGGATTATATGGAGTATCACTTGGTAAAGCGTTCTTTGGAGAATCAATGTTTCATTCAGTAACCGATGCCTCCAAGGCCGCGTTGTATTATCTTTGCAATCAACTTTTCAATGATGGATATCATTTTATTGATGCACAAATGGAAACCAGTCATTTATTAAGTCTGGGTGCTGTTGTTGTTCAAAGAAGCGCCTACCTTACTATGTTGAACGATGCTCTTAAACACCCAACCAGACAAGGAGTTTGGCTAAACAATAATAATGAGAATGATGAGTGA